A window of the Oncorhynchus keta strain PuntledgeMale-10-30-2019 chromosome 21, Oket_V2, whole genome shotgun sequence genome harbors these coding sequences:
- the LOC118399805 gene encoding achaete-scute homolog 5-like, whose protein sequence is MSAAFSHPFVDQRPTYLNRGSILPYRLSPSSGHSENRTHSHSHHLHSDPLAHTVPLLLYPTTMDPRGLYDASFRGHRGPTLLPYLSPFHHGRFGVYECPFEPAFLQKRNERERQRVKCVNQGYAKLRDHLPGGASEKRLSKVETLRAAIRHIKYLQGLVEGQGKGREGHEEEQACHSPSSAPCRTEDSGHRDGGSTRSLSHSSSICGETEGSGT, encoded by the coding sequence ATGAGTGCTGCCTTCTCCCACCCATTCGTAGATCAGCGGCCCACTTACCTTAACAGAGGCAGCATACTGCCATACAGACTGTCTCCCTCTAGTGGCCACTCTGAGAACCGCACCCACTCCCATTCCCACCACCTCCACTCTGACCCTCTGGCCCACACCGTGCCCTTACTCCTCTATCCCACCACCATGGATCCCCGAGGCCTCTATGACGCCTCGTTCCGGGGCCACCGAGGCCCCACCCTGCTCCCATACTTATCTCCCTTCCACCATGGGCGCTTCGGGGTGTATGAATGCCCCTTCGAGCCGGCGTTTCTACAGAAGAGGAACGAGCGGGAGCGTCAGAGGGTAAAGTGTGTGAACCAGGGCTACGCCAAGCTTAGGGACCATCTGCCAGGGGGCGCCAGTGAGAAGAGGCTCAGTAAAGTGGAGACACTCAGGGCAGCGATTCGTCATATTAAATACCTGCAGGGTCTGGTGGAGGggcaggggaaagggagagaggggcatgAGGAGGAACAGGCATGCCACAGCCCCAGTTCTGCTCCATGTAGGACAGAAGACTCGGGACACAGAGATGGGGGGTcaactcgctctctctcacactcttccaGTATCTGTGGGGAGACAGAGGGCTCTGGGACCTAG
- the LOC118399697 gene encoding differentially expressed in FDCP 6 homolog isoform X2: MELRAELLKSIWYAFTSLDVEKSGKVSKSQLKVLSHNLYTALNIPHDPVALEVHFRDDDDGPVSNQGYMPYLNKFILDKVVEGTFDKENVDVFCWTLCAKKNYRPKDGMGVLLDKDAFYLWCIFNFLSEDKYPLVLAPEEVEYLLKKICLAMSVELSCVDMEDFISQEPVQLSGITVWAFLDFVNTGRLTRGVENDSVTMAIDKVYQEIVGNIIKEGYLWKKGHLRRNWNERWFSLRPSTLHYYVSEDRKECKGCIELDHNCCVEVLPEKEGKRCMFCVKTLTKTYEMSAPDTKQRQEWTTAIQTAIRLCVEGKNSLHKDLKLRRRELREERERRRTTKEEELQRLCLLQGEKESKLAELELLQEAQRHSQAALLQEEQKRRQKHEELQRTLQDQLQQAEEERDNMQAEMALKDAETDRQRKRIRELEEMQLRLEEALHQEIRARQNEEAYRLAQASLLVEEEEKMKVLLALQEEQEQYILKTQREKQELRQEMVTKSQALEEAQHQLEKVRANRHRMDHDIATAQRKLRQASTSVKHWNVQMNRLMHPIGPGERRISLGGSVDPVVRGPSLRDSSLRLYHQRSEGEREKERERENEQENIEEKKFEESVSIIGREERRLSQASNGDMDCA, translated from the exons ATGGAGTTGCGAGCTGAACTGCTGAAGTCCATCTGGTATGCTTTCACCTCTCTGGACGTGGAGAAGAGTGGGAAGGTGTCCAAGTCCCAGCTAAAG GTGTTGTCTCATAACCTGTACACTGCGCTGAACATCCCCCACGACCCTGTGGCTCTAGAGGTCCACTtcagagatgatgatgatgggccGGTGTCCAACCAGGGGTACATGCCCTACCTCAACAAATTTATACTGGACaag GTGGTTGAGGGCACATTTGATAAGGAGAATGTGGATGTGTTCTGCTGGACTCTCTGTGCCAAAAAGAACTACCGGCCTAAAGATGGCATGGGTGTTCTGCTTGATAAAGACGCCTTCTATCTCTGGTGCATCTTCAACTTCCTGTCTGAAGACAAGTATCCACTTGTCCTGGCCCCAGAGGAG GTGGAATACCTCCTGAAGAAGATCTGCTTAGCCATGAGTGTGGAGCTTAGCTGTGTGGACATGGAGGATTTCATATCCCAGGAGCCTGTGCAGCTGAGCGGCATCACAGTGTGGGCCTTCCTGGACTTTGTCAACACCGGGAGGCTGACCAGAGGCGTGGAGAATGACTCTGTCACCATGGCGATAGACAAGGTCTACCAGGAGATAGTGGGCAATATCATAAAAGAG GGGTATCTGTGGAAGAAGGGTCACTTGCGGAGGAACTGGAACGAGCGCTGGTTCTCTCTCCGGCCCAGTACTCTGCATTACTACGTCAGTGAGGACCGCAAGGAGTGTAAAGGCTGTATCGAGCTGGACCACAACTGTTGTGTGGAG GTGCTACcagagaaggaggggaagaggTGTATGTTCTGTGTGAAGACGCTAACTAAGACCTACGAGATGAGCGCCCCCGACACCAAGCAGAGACAGGAGTGGACCACAG CGATCCAGACAGCGATCCGTCTGTGTGTAGAGGGGAAGAACTCCCTGCATAAGGACCTGAAGCTGCGACGCAGAGAgctaagggaggagagggagaggaggcgcACCACCAAGGAGGAGGAGCTACAACGTCTGTGCCTCCtccagggggagaaggagagcaaGCTGGCCGAGCTGGAGCTCCTACAG GAGGCGCAGAGGCACTCTCAGGCAGCACTGCTgcaggaggaacagaagaggagacagaaacatgagGAGCTGCAGAGAACCCTGCAGGACCAGCTACAGCAGGCTGAAGAG GAGCGGGACAACATGCAGGCGGAGATGGCCCTGAAGGATGCGGAGACGGACCGCCAGAGGAAGAGGATCAGGGAGCTGGAGGAGATGCAGCTTCGCCTGGAGGAGGCCCTGCACCAGGAGATTAGAGCTAGACAGAATGAGGAGGCCTACCGCCTCGCACaggccag tctgctggtggaggaggaggagaagatgaaggTCCTGCTGGCCCTCCAAGAGGAACAGGAGCAGTACATCCTGAAGacccagagagagaagcaggagcTCAGGCAGGAGATGGTAACCAAGTCCCAGGCTTTAGAAGAGGCCCAACACCAGCTGGAGAAGGTTCGGGCCAACCGGCACAGAATGGACCATGACATTGCA ACTGCTCAGAGGAAGCTGCGGCAGGCCAGCACTAGTGTCAAACACTGGAATGTCCAGATGAACAGACTGATGCATCCTATTGGACCGGGAG AGAGAAGAATCTCACTTGGAGGCTCAGTGGATCCGGTTGTGCGTGGGCCCTCCTTACGAGACTCAAGCCTACGCCTGTACCATcagaggagtgagggagagagggagaaggagagggagagagagaatgagcagGAGAACATAGAGGAGAAGAAGTTTGAGGAGAGTGTGAGCAtcatagggagagaggagaggcgtcTGTCTCAAGCCTCCAATGGGGACATGGACTGTGCCTGA
- the LOC118399697 gene encoding differentially expressed in FDCP 6 homolog isoform X1, whose translation MELRAELLKSIWYAFTSLDVEKSGKVSKSQLKVLSHNLYTALNIPHDPVALEVHFRDDDDGPVSNQGYMPYLNKFILDKVVEGTFDKENVDVFCWTLCAKKNYRPKDGMGVLLDKDAFYLWCIFNFLSEDKYPLVLAPEEVEYLLKKICLAMSVELSCVDMEDFISQEPVQLSGITVWAFLDFVNTGRLTRGVENDSVTMAIDKVYQEIVGNIIKEGYLWKKGHLRRNWNERWFSLRPSTLHYYVSEDRKECKGCIELDHNCCVEVLPEKEGKRCMFCVKTLTKTYEMSAPDTKQRQEWTTAIQTAIRLCVEGKNSLHKDLKLRRRELREERERRRTTKEEELQRLCLLQGEKESKLAELELLQEAQRHSQAALLQEEQKRRQKHEELQRTLQDQLQQAEERVFVVGQERDNMQAEMALKDAETDRQRKRIRELEEMQLRLEEALHQEIRARQNEEAYRLAQASLLVEEEEKMKVLLALQEEQEQYILKTQREKQELRQEMVTKSQALEEAQHQLEKVRANRHRMDHDIATAQRKLRQASTSVKHWNVQMNRLMHPIGPGERRISLGGSVDPVVRGPSLRDSSLRLYHQRSEGEREKERERENEQENIEEKKFEESVSIIGREERRLSQASNGDMDCA comes from the exons ATGGAGTTGCGAGCTGAACTGCTGAAGTCCATCTGGTATGCTTTCACCTCTCTGGACGTGGAGAAGAGTGGGAAGGTGTCCAAGTCCCAGCTAAAG GTGTTGTCTCATAACCTGTACACTGCGCTGAACATCCCCCACGACCCTGTGGCTCTAGAGGTCCACTtcagagatgatgatgatgggccGGTGTCCAACCAGGGGTACATGCCCTACCTCAACAAATTTATACTGGACaag GTGGTTGAGGGCACATTTGATAAGGAGAATGTGGATGTGTTCTGCTGGACTCTCTGTGCCAAAAAGAACTACCGGCCTAAAGATGGCATGGGTGTTCTGCTTGATAAAGACGCCTTCTATCTCTGGTGCATCTTCAACTTCCTGTCTGAAGACAAGTATCCACTTGTCCTGGCCCCAGAGGAG GTGGAATACCTCCTGAAGAAGATCTGCTTAGCCATGAGTGTGGAGCTTAGCTGTGTGGACATGGAGGATTTCATATCCCAGGAGCCTGTGCAGCTGAGCGGCATCACAGTGTGGGCCTTCCTGGACTTTGTCAACACCGGGAGGCTGACCAGAGGCGTGGAGAATGACTCTGTCACCATGGCGATAGACAAGGTCTACCAGGAGATAGTGGGCAATATCATAAAAGAG GGGTATCTGTGGAAGAAGGGTCACTTGCGGAGGAACTGGAACGAGCGCTGGTTCTCTCTCCGGCCCAGTACTCTGCATTACTACGTCAGTGAGGACCGCAAGGAGTGTAAAGGCTGTATCGAGCTGGACCACAACTGTTGTGTGGAG GTGCTACcagagaaggaggggaagaggTGTATGTTCTGTGTGAAGACGCTAACTAAGACCTACGAGATGAGCGCCCCCGACACCAAGCAGAGACAGGAGTGGACCACAG CGATCCAGACAGCGATCCGTCTGTGTGTAGAGGGGAAGAACTCCCTGCATAAGGACCTGAAGCTGCGACGCAGAGAgctaagggaggagagggagaggaggcgcACCACCAAGGAGGAGGAGCTACAACGTCTGTGCCTCCtccagggggagaaggagagcaaGCTGGCCGAGCTGGAGCTCCTACAG GAGGCGCAGAGGCACTCTCAGGCAGCACTGCTgcaggaggaacagaagaggagacagaaacatgagGAGCTGCAGAGAACCCTGCAGGACCAGCTACAGCAGGCTGAAGAG CGTGTGTTTGTCGTGGGCCAGGAGCGGGACAACATGCAGGCGGAGATGGCCCTGAAGGATGCGGAGACGGACCGCCAGAGGAAGAGGATCAGGGAGCTGGAGGAGATGCAGCTTCGCCTGGAGGAGGCCCTGCACCAGGAGATTAGAGCTAGACAGAATGAGGAGGCCTACCGCCTCGCACaggccag tctgctggtggaggaggaggagaagatgaaggTCCTGCTGGCCCTCCAAGAGGAACAGGAGCAGTACATCCTGAAGacccagagagagaagcaggagcTCAGGCAGGAGATGGTAACCAAGTCCCAGGCTTTAGAAGAGGCCCAACACCAGCTGGAGAAGGTTCGGGCCAACCGGCACAGAATGGACCATGACATTGCA ACTGCTCAGAGGAAGCTGCGGCAGGCCAGCACTAGTGTCAAACACTGGAATGTCCAGATGAACAGACTGATGCATCCTATTGGACCGGGAG AGAGAAGAATCTCACTTGGAGGCTCAGTGGATCCGGTTGTGCGTGGGCCCTCCTTACGAGACTCAAGCCTACGCCTGTACCATcagaggagtgagggagagagggagaaggagagggagagagagaatgagcagGAGAACATAGAGGAGAAGAAGTTTGAGGAGAGTGTGAGCAtcatagggagagaggagaggcgtcTGTCTCAAGCCTCCAATGGGGACATGGACTGTGCCTGA